A region from the Desulfobaccales bacterium genome encodes:
- a CDS encoding PAS domain S-box protein, with product MWALGLLATLSLAELLNHLLCPHFTFLGIDAVTVLTAAFLGAGLSMHFLHRHHATFQECLHLRQERLRLQAASSRAEERLRDCEERYRRLVELSPDAIALHQDGRFVFLNPAAARLLGAESPEMLEGREVLEVVAPASRELAAARIRQVLEGDGEAPRQELQLLRLDGSVVDVETAAVRLYYHGRPAVLVIARDITARRQAEAALRQSEARFRTIFENAPIGIGLMQMDGKGLEVNKALIQMLGYPRDVLCRYATEDLLHPEDVAERRRLFQELREGRRQGYVREARFIRQDGSILWARVHTAAVRPNPDGPLLLVGMVEDITPQKESQAMLESYQERLRSLAAELSLTEERERRSLAVDLHDQVSQPLALAKMKLFALKEALAWEGRDQEVREALSYLEEAIAASRALTSKLSPPLLFEGDWEEAVEWLAEQFERRHHIQVRVTRGAPLPPLPEAHRVLLFRIIQELLTNAVKHSRARQVEIFLDKQADKLCIDIKDDGIGFDVADVLSKSGTMAGFGLFSIRERLEHMGAHLDLNSQPQEGTTVRIRAPLPEGWNSTEGNHEDEDHHR from the coding sequence GGTGCTGACCGCGGCTTTTCTGGGGGCGGGGCTGTCCATGCACTTTCTCCACCGCCACCATGCCACCTTCCAGGAATGTCTGCATTTGCGGCAGGAGAGGCTCAGGCTCCAGGCGGCCAGTTCCCGGGCGGAGGAGCGCCTCCGGGATTGTGAGGAGCGCTACCGCCGCCTGGTGGAGCTCTCCCCGGACGCCATCGCCCTGCATCAGGACGGCCGCTTTGTCTTCCTCAATCCCGCCGCCGCCCGCCTGTTGGGCGCGGAAAGCCCGGAGATGCTGGAGGGCCGGGAGGTGCTGGAGGTGGTGGCGCCGGCCTCCCGGGAGCTGGCCGCGGCGCGCATCCGGCAGGTGCTGGAGGGGGATGGCGAAGCGCCCCGGCAGGAGCTCCAGCTCCTGCGCCTGGACGGCAGCGTGGTGGACGTGGAGACCGCCGCGGTGCGCCTGTACTATCACGGGCGTCCGGCAGTCCTGGTCATCGCCCGGGATATCACCGCCCGCCGCCAGGCGGAGGCGGCCTTGCGGCAGAGCGAGGCCCGCTTCCGGACCATCTTTGAGAACGCCCCCATCGGCATCGGCCTCATGCAGATGGACGGCAAGGGCCTAGAGGTCAATAAGGCGCTGATCCAGATGCTGGGCTACCCCCGTGACGTCCTGTGCCGGTATGCCACCGAAGACCTGCTGCATCCGGAGGACGTGGCGGAGCGTCGGCGCCTGTTTCAGGAACTCCGGGAGGGCCGTCGCCAGGGCTATGTCCGGGAGGCCCGCTTTATCCGCCAGGACGGGTCCATCCTGTGGGCCCGGGTGCACACCGCCGCCGTCCGCCCCAACCCGGACGGCCCTCTCCTGTTGGTGGGCATGGTGGAGGACATCACCCCCCAGAAGGAATCCCAGGCCATGCTGGAGTCCTACCAGGAGCGGCTGCGCTCCCTGGCGGCGGAGCTCTCCCTCACCGAGGAGCGGGAGCGCCGCAGCCTGGCGGTGGATCTGCATGATCAGGTGAGTCAGCCCCTGGCCCTGGCCAAGATGAAGCTCTTTGCCCTCAAGGAGGCCCTGGCCTGGGAGGGCCGGGACCAGGAGGTGCGGGAGGCCCTCAGCTATCTGGAGGAGGCCATTGCCGCCAGCCGGGCGCTGACCTCCAAACTGAGTCCGCCCCTCCTCTTTGAGGGTGACTGGGAGGAGGCGGTGGAATGGCTGGCGGAGCAGTTCGAGCGGCGCCATCACATTCAGGTGAGAGTCACGCGGGGCGCCCCCCTCCCCCCGCTGCCGGAGGCCCATCGGGTGCTCCTCTTCCGTATTATTCAGGAGCTCCTCACCAATGCGGTGAAGCACTCCCGGGCCCGACAGGTGGAAATTTTCCTTGACAAACAGGCAGATAAACTGTGCATTGACATAAAAGACGATGGAATCGGCTTCGATGTGGCAGACGTTCTCAGCAAAAGCGGCACAATGGCAGGCTTCGGGCTCTTCAGCATCCGAGAGCGCCTCGAACACATGGGGGCGCACCTCGACCTCAACTCCCAGCCGCAGGAAGGGACCACGGTCCGCATCCGGGCGCCCCTCCCCGAAGGGTGGAATTCCACGGAGGGAAACCATGAAGACGAGGATCATCATCGCTGA